The Oryzias latipes chromosome 16, ASM223467v1 genomic sequence TGGGTAGGAATAGCCTCTGTTGCCATTTTTCGAGTAGGAGAGGTGGCAAGGGCAGCAACACTCCCCATAAGCCAAGCCGCAGTAGCCATTTTGGCTTTCCATCATGCATTGGCCTGGCCTGTGTCTTGGCGTTGTTTCAGTTCTGTTACCTGCCTGCATCTCTTGCCTGGCAACAGCTTTCTTCACTTCAACTAAGTGTCCATTCACTGTGTGGTACTTTTCAACCAAGGCCAAGTCTGCCGTTTTGTGATGCGTGAAGTGCACAAAGCcgaatcctcttttttttccagtctccTTCTCTAAGAGGATTTCAGACTTTTCGACTTGACCGTACCGAGAAAAGTAGTCGGTGAGGTGATACTCTTCAATGTTGTTTTTCAAGCCACCAACAAAGATTTTCTCTCCCTTGGCAGGAGCTGCAGACCCATTGGCCTTTCTTTTAGGAACAGCTACTTTAACTTTGACACTGTTCCTTTGGACTGTGTGCGGCGCTGCTGCCATGGCTGTGTTGGTCTCCTCCGGTGTATAGTAGGTCCCAAAGCCGAAGCCGCCGTATCCAGTTTGGTTTTCCATCATTCCCGGGCCTGGCCTGTGTCTTGTTGTTGTTTCCGTTCGGTTACCTGCCTGCATCTCTTGCTTGGCAACAGCTTTCTTCACTTCAACTAAGTGTCCATTCACTGTGTGGTACTTTACAACCAAGGCCAAGTCTGCCGAATTGTGATGCGTGAAGTGCACAAAGCcgaatcctctttttttccctgtctCCTTCTCTAAGAGGATTTCAGACTTTTCGACTTGACCATACCAAGAGAAGTAGTCGGTGAGGTGAGACTCTTTAATGTCATTTCTTAAGCCACCAACAAAGATTTTCTCCCCCTTGGCAAAAGCTTCAGACTTATTGTCCTTTGCTTTTGGAATAGCTCGTTTAACTTCAACACTGTTCCCTTCCACTGTGTGCGGGGCTGCTGCCATGGCTGCGTTGGCCTCCTCTGGTGTAGAGTAGGTCACAAAGCCAAAACAGCGAGATCGTTGTGCATTCTTGTTTTGAAGGACAACGAAGTCAGTGAGGGTGCCGAACTGCTCAAAATGCTTGCGCAGCCCATCGTCGTTCGTGTTCACACAGAGTCCACCGATGAAAAGCTTGCACACTTTGTTGGTCATTtttgatgagattttttttcttatctaatCTTTAAGGAAGCAAACTTGGAAATCTTGAAATGGCAGATGGAGAAGAAGGCAGGtgtatttattagtttttcagATACGACAATGTGACTTCATATGATGAGACGTGACATCATCTGAtgacatgtgatgtcatcagatgATGTCACATGTCATCACATGTCATCACATGACGCGATGTCATCAGAGTTTGACGCattttctgcttaaaaaaaacaggggggttaattacataaaaatatgCCATGAATTACAGATTTTAATAGTTTTGAGAGCATTTATGTTGGTGGAATATTACAttagatttatgtaaaaaaaaaaaaaatctttaatggATTGTGGAAAatatgatgttttatttttacatttaaatttatgtttgtaaaatgttgccAGAAGAATTAATACATtacttaaaatcatttttttttttgagattctgaaaaaacaaagcaacacatttttcatctcaGGGAGAGATCTCTGAGGATAGGAATTATGTAAAAACTACTGAATCCTTCCAAATTTCTGTGTGGACAAACAGACAAAGTAGACAAGCCGATTCTTCCCACAACGGGCTCAGTTGGATCAGACATTTTGATTTGAGTGGAGTGGGTGACAAATTATCAGTGTTCTTCAACAACATTCAGGTTCCTGAGGGTAAAGCAATATGCAGCATTGAGAAATCTTGAAGACCTGTCAAAACAATTTAGACCTCACAAATGATCCAAAAGATTTAACCTACTTTTTCTGTCTCAACATAGGAACacacttttaaatggatttttttttctatgcagtacagaccaaaagtttggacacaacatctcattcaaaatgtttcctttatttCCATGAccatgaaaattgtagagtccaACTGAAAGCattaaaactatgaattaacacatgtggaattgtatgcataacaaaaaagtgtgaaacaactgaaaatatgtcatattgtagtttcttcaaagtagccacctttcgctttgattactgctttgcacactcttggcattctcttaaTGAAcatcaagaggtagtcacctgaaatctccaatttggactcattagaccaaagcacagatttccacctGTCTCAtctccattccttgtgttctttagcccaaacaagtctcttctgcctgttgcctttctttagcagcgGTTTCCTagcatatattctttttttgtcttaaacttgttctgtccaattcaattcaattcaattcaattcaattttatttgtatagcccaaaatcacaacaacagtcgtctcgatgggcttcaaagtaaaacatgaaatcaaaaggatcacgaatacaaagagttcaatagaaaaatactaaaatgaactaacaaactgactaagctatactggcatccctgcccttagaccccccttccgtccagcaactgagcaaacagatgagcactgaaggccttttgtgttggacaggttttgcTATTACAAAaaggagttatgaatcttcggaTAGCCAGGATGTAAATttatataaacccctttttggcTAGCCCAGCGTCAggacccccaggccacaggacaggcgcACTCTACTGTACGTCTCTGGCGGACACAGAGACCCAGGCCAAGGGTAAGGCCATGCAGGGCCCAGAGGGCCAAGGAGCAGCCCACCACCCAGCCGGTGCCTCGTCAACGCAGCCCAGCCCCGGCGCCCGACCCAAGCAGCCCAAAGATCACGACACAATTACAGCTCCACCCCTACCTCCCCCCACATTGCACTACCCTCTGCAGCCCCCCATCACCCAACACGTTCCTCAACCCCTCCTCCCTTACACACCCGGTGCCCTTCCCACTCTGCAAAAGGGAGGGTGAGCCCCAGAGGGTGCTGGGGAAGTAGCCCCCAGGCTTGTCCCCACCCATGCACCTTCAGACACAGGTATTCTtctagtccccccccccccccccccccgtcccccGTCCCTTGTCGCTACACAGTAACCCCCTCCAGGCCACCGACCCCCCCAGCACCGCATGCCTGGCCACCACCTGGTATAACAGGGTCCCAACACACCAGGCCAGGCgagtgaagaccggccgcccctccCCAATCCCACCTGTGTATTGTGGTGTGGGCTGCCGgtaatgtatgtgtgtttgtaagcgtgtgtgtgtgtatatgtctGTGTTTGAGTGTATATTTGTGTATCTACAtatgaatgtgggtgtggtaaGCAAAAACTGTCGCAAAACACTGTGCTGACTCTGTGAAGCGAAAAaacgcagttttttttttttattgaataacgAAACAAATATTTACTTGTCAAAAATCAAAAGTAAGGTGATGTTATTGGCACGTATTTATATCTGATGGAAATCCATTGTGATTTCACAAGGAGGGGGCAGTTGTGCTCAAGTCCAAATATTCTGTTTAACCTGTTTTAATCTCTTACCTTTTCTACAATGCATTACTTTAAAAGTTTGGAgtaaaaacagtgaaaaagagagaatcaaGCTCTTAAAGGTTTTGTGGGTGGCTCTAAAAAGAGCCGTTTTGGGTCAGtccttggaggacagaaaacacGATTCTGGAGGTGTCATgggtctgctccctctgcaagaaagtggatcatgaaggagtCTCTCAGCTGGAAGGCCTCTCTGTTGACATTTACCTGTTTTATCCTGTGCAGCGGTTCGTCTACAGTTACCACAGCCGGATCACTGCAGGTTCCTGTGGTGCTGAGGACCTGATGAAGCCTGGCCCAACATCTATCACCAACAACAAACCAAAGCCACAAGAGGAACTACAGAAGACGTTCCTTTGCGTTGGGGGGCCTTTGGGACAACATGCTTGCTGTCCACTGACCCAGAGCAATTCAAAGCCACCAGACATAAACTAACAAGTCTGGCTCCAGGATGGGGCACTGGCAACTCTCATTGGGGGGAGTAAATAAATCTAGAAAGGAAAAGGATTTTGTCTGAATCGCTCTTAGTCTGGCCCGTCTCCCAGGACCAGTTTGAGGTGGTACACCAACCAGCTAGCGGCTCCTGGGATCATTcgggcacgcaaacccctccaccacgataaggtggcgattcagggaggggataTTTATCAGTCACTAGCCAATTGCTAACAATTACTGTGGGGAAACTGTTTTTGATTTGGTTAATTTTCTATACATTTTGGtgactgatgtttttgtttttttcatttttatcataatgtattattattaatactttattataaactcaatttaatatattttaaatctttaattattaatattattattagcaGTAgtagtcactgactgcaaggaccgtattgttttcacagttggAAAAATGTCTGCACCTttagcaaacctttttttcagacagttaatgatgctgattgaaatgctaacacttttagccacatgcaGTCACATACAGGTCAGACAGCCTTACATAAAGAGAAGGGCGTAGATGCGAACAGTGAGGGTGGGTGGTGCGTAGAGGTGAGGACGAGGGAAAGTAGTGCTCTTAGCCTctaatttactttgaaaaaagtcttttttagaatctagggaaagccggagcacccggagagaacccactaaTGCACAAAGGAACACAAGAACAATTTCTGTGTCTTGGTTTGGGTTTTTTGCCTTGGTTTTTGCTTCCATTTGGTTTCTGTCACGATTtaagttctgcttcctgttttatttggaaggtttcctgtttgtcGTGGTTTTAAGTATTACTTCCCTGGTCACAATCTCCCCTGATCGTTTTCAGTCATAAATGTGGTTCCCAAATTGAGAATAACTCCTTTATTCTAATCCAAAAATTCCTCTGGCTGAGTGCCTCTTGTGATaaacatattttgtttgtttatgttttctgtgaaaatgagGTTGAAACTctagaacatttgttttttgattgtATACATGGTTAACTGTTCTTGTCCTCTTTTCTTAAGTGGTTGACAGGTAAAAATACAacattaaacaatttattttatataataaatacattgatttgcatttcaaaaacattttgttcacaAATACAAATTCATGACTGTGAAGCCTCACATAATTAGCTTTTTACATTACtctaaattacttttaaaaattcaacaacaaattaaaaataaaaatgcaaaaaaaagtccaattttGATAGAGTTGTTTAATCTCTTAGATTCATTTTTTGATAATCTTCACTCACGATATGAGGCATAAAGtttcagacataaaaaaatatataataataataagaaaaaaagattaaatctaAATCCCATCCCCACACTATATCCACACACTACTAGTGTGGATTCCTAAAGGGGGTTCCTGTATGTTTAAATCTTCTTTTTGCATGTCCTACTCACAATATAATGCATTACATTttctaacataaataaaaactaaaaactaaataaaatgcaGAGACAATATAAATCCCAACTCTACACTATATCCACACACTACAAGTGTGGATTCCTAAAAGGGGGGTTCCTCTATGCCTAAATCTTCTTTTACTCATTTTCCTGGTAGGAATAGCCACTGCCTCTGTAACGATTTTGTGGGTAGGAATAGCCTCTGTTGCCATTTTTCGAGTAGGAGAGGTGGCAAGGGCAGCAACACTCCCCATAAGCCAAGCCGCAGTAGCCATTTTGGCTTTCCATCATGCATTGGCCTGGCCTGTGTCTTGGCGTTGTTTCAGTTCTGTTACCTGCCTGCATCTCTTGCCTGGCAACAGCTTTCTTCACTTCAACTAAGTGTCCATTCACTGTGTGGTACTTTTCAACCAAGGCCAAGTCTGCCGTTTTGTGATGCGTGAAGTGCACAAAGCcgaatcctcttttttttccagtctccTTCTCTAAGAGGATTTCAGACTTTTCGACTTGACCGTACCGAGAAAAGTAGTCGGTGAGGTGATACTCTTCAATGTTGTTTTTCAAGCCACCAACAAAGATTTTCTCTCCCTTGGCAGGAGCTGCAGACCCATTGGCCTTTCTTTTAGGAACAGCTACTTTAACTTTGACACTGTTCCTTTGGACTGTGTGCGGCGCTGCTGCCATGGCTGTGTTGGTCTCCTCCGGTGTATAGTAGGTCCCAAAGCCGAAGCCGCCGTATCCAGTTTGGTTTTCCATCATTCCCGGGCCTGGCCTGTGTCTTGTTGTTGTTTCCGTTCGGTTACCTGCCTGCATCTCTTGCTTGGCAACAGCTTTCTTCACTTCAACTAAGTGTCCATTCACTGTGTGGTACTTTACAACCAAGGCCAAGTCTGCCGAATTGTGATGCGTGAAGTGCACAAAGCcgaatcctctttttttccctgtctCCTTCTCTAAGAGGATTTCAGACTTTTCGACTTGACCATACCAAGAGAAGTAGTCGGTGAGGTGAGACTCTTTAATGTCATTTCTTAAGCCACCAACAAAGATTTTCTCCCCCTTGGCAAAAGCTTCAGACTTATTGTCCTTTGCTTTTGGAATAGCTCGTTTAACTTCAACACTGTTCCCTTCCACTGTGTGCGGGGCTGCTGCCATGGCTGCGTTGGCCTCCTCTGGTGTAGAGTAGGTCACAAAGCCAAAACAGCGAGATCGTTGTGCATTCTTGTTTTGAAGGACAACGAAGTCAGTGAGGGTGCCGAACTGCTCAAAATGCTTGCGCAGCCCATCGTCGTTCGTGTTCACACAGAGTCCACCGATGAAAAGCTTGCACACTTTGTTGGTCATTtttgatgagattttttttcttatctaatCTTTAAGGAAGCAAACTTGGAAATCTTGAAATGGCAGATGGAGAAGAAGGCAGGtgtatttattagttttttagaTACGACAATGTGACTTCATATGATGAGACGTGACATCATCTGAtgacatgtgatgtcatcagatgATGTCACATGTCATCACATGTCATCACATGACGCGATGTCATCAGAGTTTGACGCattttctgcttaaaaaaaacaggggggttaattacataaaaatatgCCATGAATTACAGATTTTAATAGTTTTGAGAGCATTTATGTTGGTGGAATATTACAttagatttatgtaaaaaaaaaaatctttaatggATTGTGGAAAatatgatgttttatttttacatttaaatttatgtttgtaaaatgttgccAGAAGAATTAATACATtacttaaaatcatttttttttttgagattctgaaaaaacaaagcaacacatttttcatctcaGGGAGAGATCTCTGAGGATAGGAATTATGTAAAAACTACTGAATCCTTCCAAATTTCTGTGTGGACAAACAGACAAAGTAGACAAGCCGATTCTTCCCACAACGGGCTCAGTTGGATCAGACATTTTGATTTGAGTGGAGTGGGTGACAAATTATCAGTGTTCTTCAACAACATTCAGGTTCCTGAGGGTAAAGCAATATGCAGCATTGAGAAATCTTGAAGACCTGTCAAAACAATTTAGACCTCACAAATGATCCAAAAGATTTAACCTACTTTTTCTGTCTCAACATAGGAACacacttttaaatggatttttttttctatgcagtacagaccaaaagtttggacacaacatctcattcaaaatgtttcctttatttCCATGAccatgaaaattgtagagtccaACTGAAAGCattaaaactatgaattaacacatgtggaattgtatgcataacaaaaaagtgtgaaacaactgaaaatatgtcatattgtagtttcttcaaagtagccacctttcgctttgattactgctttgcacactcttggcattctcttaaTGAAcatcaagaggtagtcacctgaaatctccaatttggactcattagaccaaagcacagatttccacctGTCTCAtctccattccttgtgttctttagcccaaacaagtctcttctgcctgttgcctttctttagcagcgGTTTCCTagcatatattctttttttgtcttaaacttgttctgtccaattcaattcaattcaattcaattcaattttatttgtatagcccaaaatcacaacaacagtcgtctcgatgggcttcaaagtaaaacatgaaatcaaaaggatcacgaatacaaagagttcaatagaaaaatactaaaatgaactaacaaactgactaagctatactggcatccctgcccttagaccccccttccgtccagcaactgagcaaacagatgagcactgaaggccttttgtgttggacaggttttgcTATTACAAAaaggagttatgaatcttcggaTAGCCAGGATGTAAATttatataaacccctttttggcTAGCCCAGCGTCAggacccccaggccacaggacaggcgcACTCTACTGTACGTCTCTGGCGGACACAGAGACCCAGGCCAAGGGTAAGGCCATGCAGGGCCCAGAGGGCCAAGGAGCAGCCACCACCCAGCCGGTGCTCGTCAACGCAGCCCAGCCCCGGCGCCCGACCCAAGCAGCCCAAAGATCACGACACAATTACAGCTCCACCCCTACCTCCCCCCACATTGCACTACCCTCTGCAGCCCCCCATCACCCAACACGTTCCTCAACCCCTCCTCCCTTACACACCCGGTGCCCTTCCCACTCTGCAAAAGGGAGGGTGAGCCCCAGAGGGTGCTGGGGAAGTAGCCCCCAGGCTTGTCCCCACCCATGCACCTTCAGACACAGGTATTCTtctagtccccccccccccccccccccgtcccccGTCCCTTGTCGCTACACAGTAACCCCCTCCAGGCCACCGACCCCCCCAGCACCGCATGCCTGGCCACCACCTGGTATAACAGGGTCCCAACACACCAGGCCAGGCgagtgaagaccggccgcccctccCCAATCCCACCTGTGTATTGTGGTGTGGGCTGCCGgtaatgtatgtgtgtttgtaagcgtgtgtgtgtgtatatgtctGTGTTTGAGTGTATATTTGTGTATCTACAtatgaatgtgggtgtggtaaGCAAAAACTGTCGCAAAACACTGTGCTGACTCTGTGAAACGAAAAaacgcagttttttttttattgaataacgAAACAAATATTTACTTGTCAAAAATCAAAAGTAAGGTGATGTTATTGGCACGTATTTATATCTGATGGAAATCCATTGTGATTTCACAAGGAGGGGGCAGTTGTGCTCAAGTCCAAATATTCTGTTTAACCTGTTTTAATCTCTTACCTTTTCTACAATGCATTACTTTAAAAGTTTGGAgtaaaaacagtgaaaaagagagaatcaaGCTCTTAAAGGTTTTGTGGGTGGCTCTAAAAAGAGCCGTTTTGGGTCAGtccttggaggacagaaaacacGATTCTGGAGGTGTCATgggtctgctccctctgcaagaaagtggatcatgaaggagtCTCTCAGCTGGAAGGCCTCTCTGTTGACATTTACCTGTTTTATCCTGTGCAGCGGTTCGTCTACAGTTACCACAGCCGGATCACTGCAGGTTCCTGTGGTGCTGAGGACCTGATGAAGCCTGGCCCAACATCTATCACCAACAACAAACCAAAGCCACAAGAGGAACTACAGAAGACGTTCCTTTGCGTTGGGGGGCCTTTGGGACAACATGCTTGCTGTCCACTGACCCAGAGCAATTCAAAGCCACCAGACATAAACTAACAAGTCTGGCTCCAGGATGGGGCACTGGCAACTCTCATTGGGGGGAGTAAATAAATCTAGAAGGAAAAGGATTTTGTCTGAATCGCTCTTAGTCTGGCCCGTCTCCCAGGACCAGTTTGAGGTGGTACACCAACCAGCTAGCGGCTCCTGGGATCATTcgggcacgcaaacccctccaccacgataaggtggcgattcagggaggggataTTTATCAGTCACTAGCCAATTGCTAACAATTACTGTGGGGAAACTGTTTTTGATTTGGTTAATTTTCTATACATTTTGGtgactgatgtttttgtttttttcatttttatcataatgtattattattaatactttattataaactcaatttaatatattttaaatctttaattattaatattattattagcaGTAgtagtcactgactgcaaggaccgtattgttttcacagttggAAAAATGTCTGCACCTttagcaaacctttttttcagacagttaatgatgctgattgaaatgctaacacttttagccacatgcaGTCACATACAGGTCAGACAGCCTTACATAAAGAGAAGGGCGTAGATGCGAACAGTGAGGGTGGGTGGTGCGTAGAGGTGAGGACGAGGGAAAGTAGTGCTCTTAGCCTctaatttactttgaaaaaagtcttttttagaatCTAGGGAAAGCCGGAGCACCCGGAGAGAACCACTAATGCACAAAGGAACACAAGAACAATTTCTGTGTCTTGGTTTGGGTTTTTTGCCTTGGTTTTTGCTTCCATTTGGTTTCTGTCACGATTtaagttctgcttcctgttttatttggaaggtttcctgtttgtcGTGGTTTTAAGTATTACTTCCCTGGTCACAATCTCCCCTGATCGTTTTCAGTCATAAATGTGGTTCCCAAATTGAGAATAACTCCTTTATTCTAATCCAAAAATTCCTCTGGCTGAGTGCCTCTTGTGATaaacatattttgtttgtttatgttttctgtgaaaTGAGGTTGAAACTctagaacatttgttttttgattgtATACATGGTTAACTGTTCTTGTCCTCTTTTCTTAAGTGGTTGACAGGTAAAAATACAacattaaacaatttattttatataataatacattgatttgcatttcaaaaacattttgttcacaAATAAAATTCATGACTGTGAAGCCTCACATAATTAGCTTTTTACATTACtctaaattacttttaaaaattcaacaacaaattaaaaataaaatgcaaaaaaaagtccaattttGATAGAGTTGTTTAATCTCTTAGATTCATTTTTTGATAATCTTCACTCACGATATGAGGCATAAAGtttcagacataaaaaaatataaaataataataagaaaaaaagattaaatctaAATCCCATCCCCACACTATATCCACACACTACTAGTGTGGATTCCTAAAGGGGGTTCCTGTATGTTTAAATCTTCTTTTTGCATGTCCTACTCACAATATAATGCATTACATTttctaacataaataaaaactaaaaactaaaataaaatgcagagaCAATATAAATCCCAACTCTACACTATATNNNNNNNNNNNNNNNNNNNNNNNNNNNNNNNNNNNNNNNNNNNNNNNNNNNNNNNNNNNNNNNNNNNNNNNNNNNNNNNNNNNNNNNNNNNNNNNNNNNNNNNNNNNNNNNNNNNNNNNNNNNNNNNNNNNNNNNNNNNNNNNNNNNNNNNNNNNNNNNNNNNNNNNNNNNNNNNNNNNNNNNNNNNNNNNNNNNNNNNNNNNNNNNNNNNNNNNNNNNNNNNNNNNNNNNNNNNNNNNNNNNNNNNNNNNNNNNNNNNNNNNNNNNNNNNNNNNNNNNNNNNNNNNNNNNNNNNNNNNNNNNNNNNNNNNNNNNNNNNNNNNNNNNNNNNNNNNNNNNNNNNNNNNNNNNNNNNNNNNNNNNNNNNNNNNNNNNNNNNNNNNNNNNNNNNNNNNNNNNNNNNNNNNNNNNNNNNNNNNNNNNNNNNNNNNNNNNNNNNNNNNNNNNNNNNNNNNNNNNNNNNNNNNNNNNNNNNNNNNNNNNNNNNNNNNNNNNNNNNNNNNNNNNNNNNNNNNNNNNNNNNNNNNNNNNNNNNNNNNNNNNNNNNNNNNNNNNNNNNNNNNNNNNNNNNNNNNNNNNNNNNNNNNNNNNNNNNNNNNNNNNNNNNNNNNNNNNNNNNNNNNNNNNNNNNNNNNNNNNNNNNNNNNNNNNNNNNNNNNNNNNNNNNNNNNNNNNNNNNNNNNNNNNNNNNNNNNNNNNNNNNNNNNNNNNNNNNNNNNNNNNNNNNNNNNNNNNNNNNNNNNNNNNNNNNNNNNNNNNNNNNNNNNNNNNNNNNNNNNNNNNNNNNNNNNNNNNNNNNNNNNNNNNNNNNNNNNNNNNNNNNNNNNNNNNNNNNNNNNNNNNNNNNNNNNNNNNNNNNNNNNNNNNNNNNNNNNNNNNNNNNNNNNNNNNNNNNNNNNNNNNNNNNNNNNNNNNNNNNNNNNNNNNNNNNNNNNNNNNNNNNNNNNNNNNNNNNNNNNNNNNNNNNNNNNNNNNNNNNNNNNNNNNNNNNNNNNNNNNNTCTCCCACCCCGcctcccccctggaaatgctgactggtATTGAGTTTTGCTACACTTTTTGCGGGGTGAatgtgaaaacgaaaatgcaatcccctctttgcatttttgctttaatgatGTCAGAGAATGAGcgatgttaaagaagaaaaggaaaaagcattttaaaggactgaaaatttattttatttttgagtcatttgatgcagttaaattgtgaaactgaaaaagcacttttgttaatccattttaatggtcAAATTAGACGTTTcttaatgaattttgctacacatttaccagagaactttttaaaaatgaaatgtcaaataccattttcattgtcattttaagtaagtgacagaataagcagtg encodes the following:
- the LOC111949002 gene encoding heterogeneous nuclear ribonucleoprotein A0-like produces the protein MTNKVCKLFIGGLCVNTNDDGLRKHFEQFGTLTDFVVLQNKNAQRSRCFGFVTYSTPEEANAAMAAAPHTVEGNSVEVKRAIPKAKDNKSEAFAKGEKIFVGGLRNDIKESHLTDYFSWYGQVEKSEILLEKETGKKRGFGFVHFTHHNSADLALVVKYHTVNGHLVEVKKAVAKQEMQAGNRTETTTRHRPGPGMMENQTGYGGFGFGTYYTPEETNTAMAAAPHTVQRNSVKVKVAVPKRKANGSAAPAKGEKIFVGGLKNNIEEYHLTDYFSRYGQVEKSEILLEKETGKKRGFGFVHFTHHKTADLALVEKYHTVNGHLVEVKKAVARQEMQAGNRTETTPRHRPGQCMMESQNGYCGLAYGECCCPCHLSYSKNGNRGYSYPQNRYRGSGYSYQENE
- the LOC111949003 gene encoding heterogeneous nuclear ribonucleoprotein A0-like, which gives rise to MTNKVCKLFIGGLCVNTNDDGLRKHFEQFGTLTDFVVLQNKNAQRSRCFGFVTYSTPEEANAAMAAAPHTVEGNSVEVKRAIPKAKDNKSEAFAKGEKIFVGGLRNDIKESHLTDYFSWYGQVEKSEILLEKETGKKRGFGFVHFTHHNSADLALVVKYHTVNGHLVEVKKAVAKQEMQAGNRTETTTRHRPGPGMMENQTGYGGFGFGTYYTPEETNTAMAAAPHTVQRNSVKVKVAVPKRKANGSAAPAKGEKIFVGGLKNNIEEYHLTDYFSRYGQVEKSEILLEKETGKKRGFGFVHFTHHKTADLALVEKYHTVNGHLVEVKKAVARQEMQAGNRTETTPRHRPGQCMMESQNGYCGLAYGECCCPCHLSYSKNGNRGYSYPQNRYRGSGYSYQENE